From Luteococcus japonicus, one genomic window encodes:
- the pyrF gene encoding orotidine-5'-phosphate decarboxylase has product MSNYAERLRALTAQRGALCVGIDPHPQILEAWGLADDVKGLEACARTMVAALGEKAAVFKPQSAFYEVYGSEGIAVLERVLDDIRQAGALSILDVKRGDIGSTMAGYARAYLAEDSSLRADAITLSPYLGFESLRPAIDLAHQTGRGIYLLARTSNPEGGDVQLARTERGTSVSQLMVDAAAAENERSGQYALGLVVGGTHADPGCDVSAFNGSILVPGIGAQGGTIEGLRGIFGDAVDRLLPSASRQIMQGGPSAQGLQDALAGLVGR; this is encoded by the coding sequence ATGTCCAACTACGCAGAACGACTCAGGGCCCTGACCGCCCAGCGCGGCGCACTGTGCGTCGGAATCGACCCGCATCCGCAGATCCTCGAGGCATGGGGTCTGGCCGATGACGTCAAGGGGCTGGAGGCCTGTGCCCGGACCATGGTGGCGGCGTTGGGGGAGAAGGCCGCGGTCTTCAAGCCACAGTCGGCCTTCTACGAGGTGTACGGCTCCGAGGGCATTGCCGTGCTGGAGCGAGTGCTGGACGACATCCGGCAGGCGGGCGCGTTGAGCATCCTCGACGTGAAGCGCGGCGACATCGGCTCCACCATGGCCGGCTATGCCCGTGCCTACCTGGCCGAGGACTCGTCATTGCGCGCCGACGCGATCACGTTGAGCCCCTACCTGGGCTTCGAGTCGCTGCGTCCCGCGATCGACCTGGCCCACCAGACGGGCCGCGGGATCTACCTGCTCGCCCGCACCAGCAATCCCGAGGGCGGCGACGTGCAGCTGGCCCGCACCGAGCGGGGAACCAGTGTCAGCCAGCTGATGGTGGACGCCGCCGCTGCCGAGAACGAGCGGTCCGGGCAGTACGCGCTGGGGCTGGTCGTGGGCGGCACCCATGCGGACCCCGGCTGCGACGTCAGCGCCTTCAACGGCTCCATCCTGGTGCCCGGTATCGGGGCCCAGGGGGGCACCATCGAAGGCCTCCGGGGGATCTTCGGCGACGCGGTGGACCGGCTGCTCCCGTCGGCCAGCCGCCAGATCATGCAGGGCGGGCCATCGGCGCAGGGGCTGCAGGACGCCTTGGCCGGCCTGGTGGGCCGCTGA
- a CDS encoding quinone-dependent dihydroorotate dehydrogenase, whose translation MDEMLTRALLHGYRQVVRPGLFRARGGDAEKIHEDMIRALGIAGGLPGGVLGAGSSVMGTGKGVELAGISFPGRVGVAAGLDKNGLAARAWAGLGFGFAELGTVTAQAQPGNPKPRVFRAKQSDAVINRMGFNNEGAAALASRLDGWGVRRGNAALGIPLGISLGKTKVTPLEGAVEDYLRSLRLLADKADYIAINISSPNTPGLRSLQDGDALRELTRALVAEAKVLNPSNPVPIFVKVAPDLTWDALYEVIGTCELAGVAGLIATNTTLDRKGLKGDDVRLADEAGGLSGAPLTVRSRAMVARIVQHSSLPVMGVGGIMTPADAQAMFDAGASLVQVYTGFIYNGPALVRGINALPHN comes from the coding sequence ATGGACGAGATGCTGACCCGGGCGCTGCTGCACGGCTATCGCCAGGTGGTGCGCCCGGGGCTCTTCCGGGCTCGGGGCGGCGATGCCGAGAAGATCCACGAGGACATGATCCGTGCGCTGGGCATCGCAGGAGGCCTGCCCGGTGGGGTACTGGGTGCCGGCAGCAGCGTGATGGGCACCGGCAAGGGCGTCGAACTCGCGGGGATCAGCTTTCCCGGGCGGGTGGGCGTCGCGGCGGGCCTCGACAAGAACGGTCTCGCTGCCCGGGCATGGGCAGGGCTCGGCTTCGGCTTCGCCGAGCTGGGCACCGTCACCGCGCAGGCCCAGCCAGGCAATCCCAAGCCCCGCGTCTTTCGTGCCAAGCAGTCCGACGCGGTCATCAACCGGATGGGCTTCAACAACGAGGGTGCGGCGGCCCTGGCCTCCCGGTTGGACGGTTGGGGAGTGCGACGCGGCAATGCGGCGCTCGGTATCCCGCTGGGCATCAGCCTGGGCAAGACCAAGGTGACGCCCCTTGAGGGGGCCGTCGAGGACTACCTGAGGAGCCTTCGTCTGCTGGCCGACAAGGCCGACTACATCGCCATCAACATCTCCAGCCCGAACACGCCCGGACTGCGCAGCCTGCAGGACGGTGACGCCCTGCGTGAGCTGACGCGGGCCCTGGTGGCCGAGGCCAAGGTCCTGAATCCGAGCAATCCGGTGCCCATCTTCGTGAAGGTTGCCCCGGACCTGACCTGGGATGCCCTGTACGAGGTGATCGGCACTTGTGAGCTGGCCGGTGTGGCGGGCCTGATCGCCACCAACACCACCCTGGACCGCAAGGGCCTCAAGGGGGACGACGTGAGGCTGGCGGACGAGGCGGGGGGACTGTCCGGGGCGCCGCTGACCGTGCGTTCACGTGCCATGGTCGCCCGGATCGTCCAGCACTCGTCGCTGCCCGTGATGGGAGTCGGCGGGATCATGACACCGGCGGATGCCCAGGCGATGTTCGATGCCGGTGCTTCCCTGGTGCAGGTCTACACCGGTTTCATCTACAACGGCCCCGCACTGGTGCGCGGCATCAACGCGCTGCCCCACAACTGA
- the carB gene encoding carbamoyl-phosphate synthase large subunit: MPKRTDITSILVIGSGPIVIGQAAEFDYSGTQACRVLREEGYRVILVNSNPATIMTDPEFADATYIEPITPQYVEKVIAKERPDAILPTLGGQTALNAAIALHENGILEKYGVEMIGANFDAIQRGENREMFKEIVEALDMPGGEAGVARSYICHSMDEVLDAAGELGYPVVVRPSFTMGGLGSGFAHDEDELRRIAGAGLDASPTTEVLIEESILGWKEYELEVMRDRKDNVVIVCSIENLDPMGTHTGDSITVAPSMTLTDREYQFMRDVGIAIIREVGVDTGGCNIQFAINPVDGRMVVIEMNPRVSRSSALASKATGFPIAKIAAKVAVGYTLDEIDNDITGSTPASFEPTLDYVVVKVPRFAFEKFPTADDTLTTHMKSVGEAMAIGRNFTEALGKALRSLEDSKAPFVLTMPTRSKEELLDSASRSHDGRLGEVFQALMAGASVEEVFDATKIDPWFIDQLVLLVEVAREVAQAPELTPDLLRTAKRHGFSDAQIAAARSMSTDVVRGVRWALGIRPVYKTVDTCAAEFAAQTPYLYSSYDEESEVQSRTKPAVLILGSGPNRIGQGIEFDYSCVHAAMALTEAGYESVMVNCNPETVSTDYDTSDRLYFEPLTLEDVLEVYHAECQAGPVAGVIVQLGGQTPLKLAQQLKDAGVPTVGTSPEAIHLAEERGAFEAVLADAGLRAPAHGMAVSFDQARTVANEIGYPVLVRPSYVLGGRGMEIVYDEASLQRYIASSTLISATSPVLVDRFLLDAVEIDVDALYDGTELYMGGVMEHIEEAGVHSGDSACALPPITLGSEVIDQIRISTEAIAKGVGVRGLLNIQFALAGDVLYVLEANPRASRTVPFVSKATATGLAKAATLIMMGSSIADLREQGILRSDVDGAHTWPGAPMAVKEAVLPFNRFRTADGHNVDTILGPEMRSTGEVMGLSRTFGEAFAKGQIAAGQYLPTSGNFFVAMANKDKRHSIFPVKRLHDLGFNILATQGTATVLGRQGVTTTVVRKLSEGQGPNGEPTIVDLIREGQVDAVFNTPGQSSGSERADGYEIRASSVVHNAPCITTAQGLAATVQAVEALCAEAADPEANPIGVKSLQEWAADVAEAVEKTIGKAGN, translated from the coding sequence ATGCCCAAGCGCACTGACATCACCTCGATCCTGGTCATCGGCTCCGGCCCGATCGTCATCGGCCAGGCCGCCGAGTTCGACTACTCCGGAACCCAGGCCTGCCGCGTGCTGCGCGAGGAGGGATACCGGGTGATCCTGGTGAACTCCAATCCCGCCACGATCATGACCGACCCGGAGTTCGCCGACGCCACCTACATCGAGCCGATCACCCCGCAGTACGTGGAGAAGGTGATTGCCAAGGAGCGCCCCGACGCGATCCTGCCCACCCTGGGTGGACAGACGGCGCTGAATGCCGCGATCGCCCTGCACGAGAACGGCATCCTCGAGAAGTACGGCGTGGAGATGATCGGCGCCAACTTCGACGCCATCCAGCGCGGCGAGAACCGCGAGATGTTCAAGGAGATCGTCGAGGCGCTCGACATGCCCGGCGGCGAGGCCGGCGTGGCGCGTTCCTACATCTGCCACAGCATGGACGAGGTGCTGGACGCGGCCGGCGAGCTCGGCTACCCCGTCGTCGTGCGCCCGTCCTTCACGATGGGTGGTCTTGGTTCCGGCTTCGCCCATGACGAGGACGAGCTGCGGCGCATCGCCGGCGCCGGCCTGGACGCCAGCCCCACCACCGAGGTGCTGATCGAGGAGTCCATCCTCGGGTGGAAGGAGTACGAGCTGGAGGTGATGCGTGACCGCAAGGACAATGTGGTCATCGTCTGCTCCATCGAGAACCTCGACCCGATGGGCACCCACACCGGTGACTCCATCACCGTGGCTCCGTCGATGACCCTGACCGACCGCGAGTACCAGTTCATGCGAGACGTCGGCATCGCCATCATCCGCGAGGTGGGCGTCGACACCGGTGGCTGCAACATCCAGTTCGCCATCAATCCCGTCGACGGCCGCATGGTGGTCATCGAGATGAACCCGCGCGTCTCCCGCTCGTCGGCGCTGGCGTCGAAGGCCACTGGCTTCCCGATCGCCAAGATTGCCGCCAAGGTGGCCGTCGGCTACACCCTGGACGAGATCGACAACGACATCACCGGCAGCACTCCGGCCAGCTTCGAGCCCACCCTCGACTACGTCGTGGTGAAGGTGCCCCGATTCGCCTTCGAGAAGTTCCCGACGGCCGACGACACCCTGACAACGCACATGAAGAGCGTGGGCGAGGCGATGGCCATCGGCCGCAACTTCACCGAGGCGCTGGGCAAGGCGCTGCGCTCGCTGGAGGACTCGAAGGCACCCTTCGTGCTGACGATGCCCACCCGCTCCAAGGAGGAGCTGCTGGACAGTGCCAGCCGTTCCCACGACGGGCGCCTGGGCGAGGTCTTCCAGGCCCTGATGGCGGGGGCCAGCGTCGAGGAGGTCTTCGACGCCACGAAGATCGACCCGTGGTTCATCGACCAGCTGGTGCTGCTGGTGGAGGTGGCTCGCGAGGTGGCCCAGGCCCCCGAGCTCACCCCTGACCTGCTGCGCACCGCCAAGCGTCATGGCTTCAGCGACGCCCAGATCGCCGCCGCCCGCAGCATGTCCACCGACGTGGTCCGGGGCGTGCGCTGGGCGCTGGGCATCCGCCCGGTCTACAAGACCGTGGACACCTGCGCCGCCGAGTTCGCCGCCCAGACGCCCTACCTCTACTCCTCCTACGACGAGGAGAGCGAGGTGCAGTCCCGCACCAAGCCGGCGGTGCTGATCCTGGGTTCCGGACCCAATCGCATCGGCCAGGGCATCGAGTTCGACTACTCCTGCGTGCACGCCGCCATGGCGCTGACCGAGGCCGGCTACGAGTCGGTGATGGTCAACTGCAACCCGGAGACCGTTTCGACGGACTATGACACCTCGGACCGCCTCTACTTCGAGCCGCTCACGCTGGAGGACGTGCTGGAGGTCTACCACGCCGAGTGCCAGGCCGGCCCGGTGGCGGGTGTGATCGTCCAGCTCGGCGGCCAGACCCCGCTGAAGCTGGCCCAGCAGCTGAAGGATGCCGGTGTGCCGACCGTCGGAACCAGCCCGGAGGCGATCCACCTCGCCGAGGAACGCGGCGCCTTCGAGGCCGTGCTGGCCGATGCCGGCCTGCGCGCCCCCGCCCACGGCATGGCGGTCAGTTTCGACCAGGCACGGACCGTCGCCAATGAGATCGGCTACCCGGTGCTGGTGCGTCCCAGCTATGTGCTGGGTGGCCGTGGCATGGAGATCGTCTACGACGAGGCGAGCCTGCAGCGCTACATCGCCAGCTCCACCCTGATCAGCGCCACGAGCCCCGTGCTGGTTGACCGCTTCCTGCTGGATGCGGTGGAGATCGACGTCGACGCCCTCTATGACGGCACCGAGCTGTACATGGGCGGCGTGATGGAGCACATCGAGGAGGCCGGCGTCCACTCCGGTGACTCCGCGTGCGCCCTGCCGCCCATCACCCTGGGCAGCGAGGTGATCGACCAGATCCGTATCTCCACCGAGGCCATCGCCAAGGGCGTCGGGGTGAGGGGATTGCTGAACATCCAGTTCGCCCTGGCCGGCGACGTGCTCTACGTGCTGGAGGCCAACCCGCGAGCCAGCCGCACCGTGCCCTTCGTCTCCAAGGCCACCGCGACCGGCCTGGCGAAGGCCGCCACGCTGATCATGATGGGTTCCAGCATCGCGGACCTGCGGGAGCAGGGAATCCTGCGCTCCGATGTCGACGGCGCGCACACCTGGCCCGGGGCACCGATGGCCGTGAAGGAGGCCGTGCTCCCCTTCAACCGGTTCCGCACCGCAGACGGGCACAATGTCGACACAATCCTCGGCCCGGAGATGCGTTCCACCGGTGAGGTGATGGGGCTGTCCCGCACCTTCGGTGAGGCCTTCGCCAAGGGCCAGATCGCGGCGGGGCAGTACCTGCCCACCTCCGGCAACTTCTTCGTCGCCATGGCCAACAAGGACAAGCGCCACTCGATCTTCCCGGTCAAGCGGCTGCACGACCTCGGCTTCAACATTCTCGCCACCCAGGGCACGGCCACGGTGCTGGGCCGTCAGGGGGTCACCACCACCGTCGTGCGCAAGCTGTCCGAGGGGCAGGGCCCGAATGGGGAGCCGACGATCGTCGACCTGATCCGCGAGGGCCAGGTGGACGCGGTCTTCAACACGCCGGGTCAGTCGTCCGGCTCCGAACGCGCCGACGGCTACGAGATCCGCGCCTCCTCGGTGGTCCACAATGCTCCCTGCATCACCACGGCACAGGGGCTGGCGGCAACCGTCCAGGCGGTGGAGGCACTCTGCGCCGAGGCGGCCGATCCCGAGGCCAACCCGATCGGCGTCAAGTCGCTGCAGGAATGGGCGGCCGATGTCGCGGAGGCGGTCGAGAAGACCATCGGCAAGGCCGGCAACTGA
- the carA gene encoding glutamine-hydrolyzing carbamoyl-phosphate synthase small subunit, protein MTSSQFASQSSVPAILVLEDGRFFRGTSFGAQGTTFGEAVFSTGMSGYQETLTDPSYHRQIVVATAPHVGNTGWNDEDDESSRIWVAGYVVRDPARVASNWRSRRSLDEELVKQGIVGISQIDTRALTRHLRERGAMRVAISTEVLDPERLKQQVLEQPGMAGANLVDDVTTSEAVVVPAQGEKKCVVAAVDLGIKANTPRRMSARGIEVHVLPANSTIEDIRAVNPDGVFFSNGPGDPSTAEHATNLLREVLAAGMPYFGICFGNQIFGRALGFGTYKLKYGHRGINQPVMDRTTGKVEITAQNHGFAVDAPLDQATETDFGSATVSHVCLNDDVVEGLELRRRDENGDDKLVAFSVQYHPEAAAGPHDADYLFDRFVQIMVASQNQEGKN, encoded by the coding sequence ATGACCTCGTCCCAGTTCGCCTCACAATCGTCGGTTCCCGCGATTCTGGTCCTGGAGGATGGCCGCTTTTTCCGCGGCACCTCCTTCGGAGCACAGGGCACCACATTCGGGGAGGCGGTGTTCTCCACCGGCATGAGCGGTTACCAGGAGACGCTCACCGATCCCAGCTACCACCGTCAGATCGTCGTCGCCACGGCGCCGCACGTCGGCAACACCGGGTGGAATGACGAGGATGACGAGTCGAGCCGCATCTGGGTGGCCGGCTACGTGGTACGCGATCCCGCTCGGGTCGCCTCCAACTGGCGCAGCCGCCGCAGCCTCGACGAGGAGCTGGTGAAGCAGGGAATCGTCGGCATCAGCCAGATCGACACCCGTGCCCTGACCCGGCACCTGCGCGAACGTGGTGCGATGCGGGTGGCCATCTCCACCGAGGTGCTGGACCCCGAGCGACTCAAGCAGCAGGTTCTCGAACAGCCCGGCATGGCGGGAGCCAACCTGGTGGATGACGTCACCACTTCCGAGGCCGTCGTGGTTCCGGCGCAGGGTGAGAAGAAGTGCGTCGTCGCGGCCGTGGACCTCGGCATCAAGGCCAACACGCCCCGCCGGATGTCCGCACGCGGCATCGAGGTGCACGTGCTGCCCGCGAACTCCACCATCGAGGACATCAGGGCCGTGAACCCCGACGGAGTCTTCTTCTCCAATGGACCCGGTGACCCGTCCACGGCCGAGCACGCCACGAACCTGCTGCGCGAGGTGCTGGCCGCGGGAATGCCCTACTTCGGCATCTGCTTCGGCAACCAGATCTTCGGCCGGGCCCTGGGCTTCGGCACCTACAAGCTCAAGTACGGGCACCGTGGCATCAACCAGCCGGTGATGGACCGCACCACCGGCAAGGTGGAGATCACCGCCCAGAACCATGGCTTCGCCGTCGACGCCCCGCTGGACCAGGCGACCGAGACGGACTTCGGTTCCGCGACGGTCAGCCACGTCTGCCTCAACGACGACGTCGTGGAGGGCCTGGAACTGCGCCGCCGGGACGAGAACGGCGACGACAAGCTCGTCGCCTTCAGCGTCCAGTACCACCCCGAGGCTGCCGCCGGCCCCCACGACGCCGACTACCTCTTCGACCGCTTCGTGCAGATCATGGTCGCTTCGCAGAACCAGGAAGGCAAGAACTGA
- a CDS encoding dihydroxyacetone kinase family protein has protein sequence MTRLVNNPDDFPAEAVAGYADAFSTYVKPVFGGVVRSTKTRQGKVALVVGGGSGHYPAFAGWVGQGFADGAVCGNIFSSPSGAQAYSVCKAADRGAGVLIGFGNYAGDVLHFGQAVERLKNDGIDARTLLVTDDIASATPEEHLKRRGIAGDLPTFKITGAACEAGLDIDGVVRVFDKANEATRSYGVAFAGCTLPGADHPLFTVPEGKMGIGLGIHGEPGVSEADLGSADDIARLLVDGLLADRPAEQGQRVVAILNGLGASKYEEMFVVWHGVQKYLRAAGLVIAQGEVGEFVTSLDMAGISLTLVFLDEELEKFWFAPCDTPAYRRGSVGDVERDDEELAQQAVKAAVERPGSPESQTLAAAVTDGLEAIAALLASKEAELGDLDAVAGDGDHGIGMHKGSAAAARTARELLAQQAGAQTLLSGAGAAWSDAAGGTSGALWGALLTAVGGVLGDQAKGDEQAVGRALQAGLDAVVRLGGATVGDKTMVDALAPAVDAYLAASEPAKAKLDALAAAQRGAESTKDLVAKLGRARPLGERSLGTPDPGATSLVMVLEELAGRF, from the coding sequence ATGACGCGTCTTGTGAACAATCCCGACGACTTCCCCGCGGAGGCCGTGGCCGGCTATGCCGATGCCTTCAGCACCTACGTCAAGCCCGTCTTCGGCGGCGTGGTCCGCTCCACGAAGACCCGCCAGGGCAAGGTTGCCCTCGTCGTGGGCGGCGGCTCCGGTCATTACCCGGCCTTCGCCGGGTGGGTGGGCCAAGGCTTCGCCGATGGCGCCGTCTGCGGCAACATCTTCTCCTCCCCATCGGGCGCGCAGGCCTACAGCGTCTGCAAGGCCGCCGACCGGGGCGCAGGCGTGCTGATCGGCTTCGGCAACTATGCCGGCGACGTGCTGCACTTCGGCCAGGCCGTCGAGCGCCTGAAGAACGACGGCATCGACGCCCGGACGCTCTTGGTCACCGACGACATCGCCTCCGCCACGCCGGAGGAGCACCTCAAGCGCCGCGGCATCGCCGGCGACCTTCCCACCTTCAAGATCACCGGCGCCGCCTGTGAGGCCGGCCTGGACATCGACGGCGTCGTCCGCGTCTTCGACAAGGCCAATGAGGCCACCCGTTCCTACGGCGTCGCCTTCGCCGGCTGCACACTGCCCGGTGCCGACCACCCGCTGTTCACCGTTCCCGAGGGGAAGATGGGCATCGGTCTGGGCATCCATGGCGAGCCCGGCGTCAGCGAGGCAGACCTGGGCAGCGCCGACGACATCGCCAGGCTGCTGGTTGACGGCCTGCTGGCCGATCGGCCCGCGGAACAGGGCCAGCGCGTGGTCGCCATCCTCAACGGCCTGGGCGCCAGCAAGTACGAGGAGATGTTCGTCGTGTGGCACGGCGTGCAGAAGTACCTGCGCGCGGCCGGCCTGGTGATCGCCCAGGGCGAGGTGGGTGAGTTCGTCACCAGCCTCGACATGGCTGGCATCAGTCTCACCCTGGTCTTCCTCGACGAGGAGCTGGAGAAGTTCTGGTTCGCCCCCTGTGACACCCCCGCCTATCGGCGTGGCTCCGTCGGGGACGTGGAACGCGACGACGAGGAGCTGGCCCAGCAGGCCGTCAAGGCGGCGGTCGAGCGCCCGGGCAGCCCGGAATCCCAGACATTGGCGGCTGCCGTGACCGACGGGCTCGAGGCCATCGCAGCCCTGCTGGCCAGCAAGGAGGCCGAGCTCGGAGACCTCGACGCGGTGGCCGGTGATGGGGACCATGGCATCGGCATGCACAAGGGCTCGGCCGCCGCGGCACGTACCGCGCGGGAGCTCCTGGCACAGCAGGCCGGTGCCCAGACCCTGCTCAGTGGCGCGGGAGCCGCCTGGTCCGATGCCGCGGGCGGCACCTCGGGTGCGCTGTGGGGTGCGCTGCTGACGGCCGTCGGTGGTGTGCTGGGTGATCAGGCCAAGGGCGACGAGCAGGCCGTCGGCAGGGCCCTGCAGGCCGGTCTGGATGCCGTCGTGCGGCTTGGTGGCGCCACCGTCGGCGACAAGACGATGGTCGACGCCCTCGCCCCGGCCGTCGACGCCTACCTGGCCGCCAGCGAGCCGGCGAAGGCGAAGCTGGATGCCCTCGCGGCCGCCCAGCGGGGCGCCGAGTCCACGAAGGACCTCGTCGCGAAGCTGGGCCGTGCCCGGCCGCTGGGGGAGCGCTCCCTGGGCACACCGGACCCTGGTGCGACCTCGCTGGTGATGGTCCTGGAGGAGCTGGCTGGCCGGTTCTGA
- a CDS encoding zinc-binding dehydrogenase codes for MANLMRAAVLNAPHDFGLTTRPTPEPGPGEVLLRVEATTLCGTDLRLISGAKTAGVRPGVVLGHEIAGRIEAVGDGVDGYPVGAQATVSIVVSCNHCHACLAGREHFCANLELIGYAIDGGLAEHLLVPARAVANGNVILTPEMPARTLCLAEPLSCVLNGAGQFTTRPGDTVVVLGAGPIGLLHTQLAKAQGASRIIVTNRSAGRRELALELGATHAVDPTSQDLQAVVDEVTDGQGADVVVVAIGALPLATQALELAGIGGRVNYFAGFPKGSTTEMDPNIIHYKELQVTGGSNARRSDVHRAVQVLGSGAITADRIVTHAFELSDVDQAVQAVSDQLGVKVAVEPR; via the coding sequence ATGGCAAATCTGATGCGCGCAGCCGTCCTGAACGCCCCCCACGACTTCGGCCTGACCACCAGGCCGACGCCCGAACCCGGCCCGGGCGAGGTCCTGCTGCGGGTCGAGGCAACCACCCTCTGCGGAACGGACCTTCGCCTGATCAGCGGCGCCAAGACCGCGGGGGTGCGCCCGGGAGTCGTGCTCGGCCACGAGATCGCCGGACGCATCGAGGCGGTCGGCGACGGCGTCGACGGCTACCCGGTGGGGGCCCAGGCGACGGTCTCCATCGTGGTCAGCTGCAACCACTGCCACGCCTGCCTGGCCGGGCGTGAACACTTCTGCGCAAACCTGGAACTGATCGGCTACGCGATTGATGGCGGGCTCGCCGAGCACCTGCTGGTTCCCGCGCGGGCCGTCGCCAACGGCAATGTCATCCTCACGCCCGAGATGCCCGCTCGCACCCTCTGCCTGGCCGAACCCCTGAGTTGCGTCCTCAACGGCGCGGGCCAGTTCACCACGCGCCCCGGTGACACCGTGGTGGTGCTGGGAGCGGGCCCCATCGGCCTGCTGCACACCCAGCTGGCCAAGGCCCAGGGCGCCAGCCGGATCATCGTCACGAATCGTTCGGCGGGCCGCCGTGAGCTGGCCCTCGAGCTGGGAGCGACGCACGCCGTCGATCCCACCTCGCAGGACCTGCAGGCCGTGGTCGACGAGGTGACCGACGGCCAGGGGGCTGACGTGGTGGTGGTCGCGATCGGGGCCCTGCCCCTGGCCACCCAGGCGCTGGAGCTGGCCGGCATCGGCGGCCGGGTGAACTACTTCGCGGGCTTCCCCAAGGGCAGCACCACCGAGATGGACCCGAACATCATCCACTACAAGGAGTTGCAGGTCACAGGTGGTTCCAATGCGCGTCGCAGCGACGTGCACCGGGCGGTCCAGGTGCTGGGCTCTGGTGCCATCACTGCCGATCGCATCGTCACCCACGCCTTCGAACTGTCCGACGTGGACCAGGCAGTGCAGGCCGTGTCCGACCAGCTCGGGGTGAAGGTGGCCGTCGAACCCCGCTGA
- the nusB gene encoding transcription antitermination factor NusB: MSESEIVGTPVPGRPDLLKISAEPVPVVPNAHHSTRTKARKKALDILFEAELRDRDLVTTLDEYIALGEPPVREFTSQIIRGIDEHMGEIDQRIAECCSADWTMERMPRVDRNLARIAIWEIDHSETADAAVVSEAVALATEFSTDDSAGFLNGLLATAMRTKQA, from the coding sequence ATGAGCGAGTCCGAGATCGTCGGAACCCCCGTCCCGGGGCGTCCCGACCTCCTCAAGATCTCCGCCGAGCCGGTGCCGGTGGTGCCCAATGCGCACCACAGCACCCGCACCAAGGCGCGCAAGAAGGCCCTTGACATCCTGTTCGAGGCCGAGCTGCGCGACCGTGACCTGGTGACGACGCTCGACGAGTACATCGCCCTGGGCGAGCCCCCGGTGCGGGAGTTCACGTCGCAGATCATCCGCGGCATCGACGAGCACATGGGCGAGATCGACCAGCGGATCGCGGAATGCTGCAGCGCCGACTGGACCATGGAGCGGATGCCGCGTGTCGACCGCAACCTGGCCCGGATCGCCATCTGGGAGATCGACCACTCCGAGACCGCGGATGCCGCCGTCGTCAGCGAGGCCGTGGCCCTGGCCACCGAGTTCTCCACGGATGACTCCGCCGGTTTCCTCAACGGTCTGCTGGCCACTGCCATGCGGACCAAGCAGGCCTGA
- the efp gene encoding elongation factor P, whose product MASTNDLKNGMVLDLDGQLWQVQWFQHHKPGKGNTVVRTKLKHVLTGKVVDKTFNSDTKVDTATVDRRDMQYLYHDGDGFVFMDTTTYDQMTLPEDTVGDAKDYLLENTVATVAIHEDNPLFLEMPASVELEITYTEPGLQGDRSTGGTKPATLETGKQVNVPLFITTGEKIKVDTRTGEYLSRVSN is encoded by the coding sequence GTGGCTTCGACCAATGATCTGAAGAATGGCATGGTCCTCGACCTGGACGGCCAGCTGTGGCAGGTGCAGTGGTTCCAGCACCACAAGCCCGGCAAGGGCAACACCGTCGTGCGCACCAAGCTCAAGCACGTGCTCACCGGCAAGGTGGTCGACAAGACCTTCAACTCCGACACCAAGGTGGACACTGCCACCGTCGACCGTCGGGACATGCAGTACCTGTACCACGATGGCGACGGCTTCGTCTTCATGGACACCACCACCTATGACCAGATGACCCTCCCCGAGGACACCGTCGGCGACGCGAAGGACTACCTGCTGGAGAACACGGTGGCCACGGTCGCGATCCACGAGGACAACCCGCTGTTCCTCGAGATGCCCGCCTCCGTCGAGCTGGAGATCACCTACACCGAGCCCGGCCTCCAGGGCGACCGCTCCACCGGTGGCACCAAGCCCGCCACGCTGGAGACCGGCAAGCAGGTCAACGTGCCGCTGTTCATCACCACCGGCGAGAAGATCAAGGTCGACACCCGCACGGGCGAGTACCTGTCTCGCGTCAGCAACTGA